One region of Campylobacter lari genomic DNA includes:
- the pseI gene encoding pseudaminic acid synthase, protein MFIENFNINEKVFIIAELSANHANSLEIALKTIQAAKQAGANAIKIQTYTPDSLTLNSDKKDFIIEGGLWHGRKLYELYEEAKTPYEWHEKLFECAKNEGLICFSSPFSKEDVNFLRRFNPPAYKIASFEANDYDFVRCVAKENKPTLVSTGIAYEEELEMIVKIFKEENNPNLILLKCTSAYPSQIYDLNLNVIKTLQEKFNTIVGLSDHSEGFLAPTLAVALGARVIEKHFILDKTLNSADAKFSLDFEEFKQMCSMVRLSEQALGNKEFNMDEKTLKNRHFARSLYTSKDIKKGDIFTRENIKSVRPSLGLHPKFLPIMLGKKASCDIEFAKALEEKHFKE, encoded by the coding sequence ATGTTTATAGAAAATTTTAACATAAATGAAAAAGTTTTCATCATCGCTGAACTTTCAGCCAATCATGCAAATAGTCTTGAAATAGCTTTAAAAACTATACAAGCAGCCAAACAAGCAGGAGCTAATGCTATAAAAATTCAAACCTATACCCCAGATAGCTTAACACTAAATTCTGACAAAAAAGATTTTATTATTGAAGGTGGTTTATGGCATGGACGCAAACTATATGAGCTCTACGAAGAAGCTAAAACTCCTTATGAGTGGCATGAAAAACTTTTTGAATGTGCTAAAAATGAAGGTTTAATTTGCTTTTCTAGTCCTTTTTCTAAGGAAGATGTAAATTTTTTAAGGCGATTTAATCCCCCAGCTTATAAAATCGCTTCCTTTGAAGCAAATGATTATGATTTTGTGCGTTGTGTGGCAAAAGAAAACAAACCTACTTTAGTTTCTACAGGCATAGCCTATGAAGAAGAACTTGAAATGATTGTTAAAATTTTTAAAGAAGAAAACAATCCGAATTTGATTTTGCTTAAATGCACCTCGGCTTATCCTTCACAAATTTATGATTTAAATTTAAATGTCATAAAAACTTTACAAGAAAAATTTAACACTATTGTTGGTTTAAGTGATCATAGCGAGGGATTTTTAGCACCAACTTTAGCCGTAGCTCTTGGCGCAAGAGTCATAGAAAAACATTTTATATTAGACAAAACTTTAAATAGTGCTGATGCTAAATTTAGTCTTGATTTTGAGGAGTTTAAGCAAATGTGTTCTATGGTGCGTTTAAGCGAGCAAGCTTTAGGAAACAAAGAATTTAACATGGATGAAAAAACTTTAAAAAACCGCCATTTTGCAAGAAGTTTATATACAAGCAAAGACATCAAAAAAGGTGATATTTTCACACGAGAAAATATAAAAAGCGTAAGACCAAGCCTAGGTTTGCATCCTAAATTTTTACCTATCATGCTTGGTAAAAAAGCAAGTTGTGATATAGAATTTGCTAAAGCTTTAGAAGAAAAACATTTCAAGGAATAA